CCTGAGATTCATGATGCTCTATCAGCCGATCCCGTTTCTGATGGCGCCCGGCGCTCTGGTCATGGCTCTGGGCATGATGCTCACCGCCGGGGTTCTCCTTGTATCCCGCTCCTCTGAGCTCAGGATGCACTCTCTCATCCTCGGGATCATGATGCTCTTCATCGGCTACCAGACGTTTCTCGCAGGTATCCACTTCAGCATATTCGGCACCACGCATGGAATAACGAACAGCTGGCTTGCGGAGAGGCTGCTGAGCTATCATTCCCTGGAGAAGGAGATCCTTCTGGGGATGGCTTTCATAATCGCGGGCATTGCCATTGGTGGCAGGGTGCTTATGAGCTGGATCAGCGCCGGCTTCGGGTCGCTTGCTGAGGTTCAGAGCGCGATGATCGCGATGGTCCTCTCAATGATCGGGATCCAGACGATATTCTCGGGCATGCTAATAAGCCTCTTCCTGCTCACAGATGGCAGGGAGTGCTAGAGCGTGCATTTGAGGGCAGATCACGATGAGAATAGCGTATGTTTATGACGCAGTTTACCCGTGGATCAAGGGAGGCGCCGAGCGGAGGGTTTACGAGCTCTCGCAGAGGCTCGCCCGTAGGGGGCATGAGGTCCACTGCTACGGAGCCAGGTGGTGGGGGAGCGAGAGGGAGATCAAGCTGGGCGATGTGTGGCATCATGGAGTCTGCCCTCCGTATCCTCTGTACAACAAAAATAAAAGGTCGGTGAAACAGGCCCTTCTGTTCTCTCTTGGCCTTCTGAGATACCTTGAAGGTGGATACGATGTGATCGACTGCCAGGAGTTTCCGTATCTTTCATGCTTCTCAGCGAGAGTTCGCTCAGGAGGCGCATCCTTCTTCATAACGTGGCACGAGATCTGGGGCGATTACTGGATCGAGTACCTGGGCAGTTTGGGTTATCTCGGAATGGCCGTTGAGAGAGCTGCTGCGATGCTGACCGGCAGCAACATAGCGGTCTCTGAGATGACGGGGCGGGAGCTGATGAATTTCGGGGTCAGGAGCACTGTGGTCCCAAACGGAATAGATTTCATGCAAATACAATCGATCAGGCCTGCGGATTCGGAGCACGATCTTGTATTTGCAGGAAGGCTGATATCTCACAAGAATCTGCACATGTTACTGGAGGCCATCTCTTTACTTTCCGATGTGAAGCTCCTTATAGTTGGGGAGGGTCCGGAGGCGCCGCGGCTTCATGCCCTCGCCAGATCGCTTGGTTTGAATGACAGGGTGAGGTTCAGCGGCTTTCTCAAATATGAGGATACGATCTCTCTGATCAAGTCATCCAGGGCTTTTGTCCTTCCCTCAACCAGAGAGGGGTTCGGGATGGCCGCCCTGGAGGCGATGGCATGCGGGGTTCCAGTTGTCACGGTGCGCCACAGAATGAACGCTGCATGCGATCTTCTGACCCCCGAGACAGGAGTGATCGCGGAGCCCTCGCCGGGTTCGCTTGCGGATGCGATCCGGGCTGCGCTCGATCTCTCCAAAGCAGCAAGCTCGAGGTGCAGAGAGATCGCCAGGCGATACGACTGGGATGTTATCTGCGGAGAGATCGAGAGGGTGTATGCTGAGCGTGCATGAGATATCGCAGAATGGATCCTGGAATGCAAATGTGGGGATACCATCGGTATTATTATTCATCGATCTCCCCAGGAGATCTGTTCGATGATCACCATCAGGACATCAGGCGAGAAATGCATCTGTGATTTCACCTTCGATTTCTACTGGCAGCACAGGGGCTCGCGTTTCGATCCGGATGCTGAGATCGATGGGTGGAGTTACAGGTCTCTGGTGGATGCGCTCAGGCGCGGCGAGAGCGTGAAGATTATTGGAGATGCAGGGAGCAGGCTCTGCTCCAGCATGGGCGTGGATCTGATGAGGCTGGGCGGGAGCGGTGCCGCTGTGGATGTGGGAGATGTGATTGTGGACGGGGATGTGGGCCCGAGAATGGGCATCTCGATGATCCGAGGCGCGATCTACGTCAGCGGCAGGGTCGAGGAGCCGCTTGGCAATCTCATAGAGGTGGAGAGCGATCTCTCCGGATACAGAATGTTCGTCTCCATAACAGAGCTTCTGGAAAGGGGATATTCTCCACTGCCTCCAAATGAGCTCTCTGACGGTGTTCTCAGGATATCCGATGGCATAACCAGAGAGACGATAGGGGCGAGGAATGAATCTTCCGGGAGGATCGAGCTCTTCGGGAATGCAGGAATGAGCGCCGGAATTCTCATGCGCTCAGGAGTTCTCGAGATCCACGGCAGCTCGGGCAGAAACACAGGGGTTCTGCTGAGTGGTGGAACTCTGGTGGTGCATGGCGACACAGAGGATTTCACGGCGACAGAGATGAGATCAGGGGAGATCTTCGTGAAGGGGAACGCAGGCGGTTTTGCGTGTGCAGGGATGCGTGGAGGGTATGTGTTTGCGAGGGAGTGCAGACCTGTTCCTCCCGCCAGGCCATCAACCCCCTCTCCAGATGATATCCGGCGGATATCAAAGATCTTCGGCATCAGCAGCATTCACGCGATGATATACCGGAAGATCATCACCAGGTAGCATGCTCTTCCAGACCGAGAAATGTGTTTTTTAAATCCCCGTCTGGTCATAAGCTCGAGCCACCGAACAGTCTCCTGAGGGATCGGCCTCCACTGACATGATGCCTCATGATCTATATCTTGTTGGTCTCAATGAATCTCGAGTACGTAACGTCATATTGGCTCAACAGGGATTTCTGACATTCTGAGTTCTGCGAAGCAGCTAATTTTATAATCCACATCTCACTCTCTTAGGGTGATACGATGAGCGAGATGCGAGAGCTTGTCATAAACGAGGAGGAGATCCGTGACTTTCTTCTGGAGCGGCTCAGGCTTGAGGGAAAGAGCGCAGAAGCACTTGATAAGCTGAGCCTGCCGTTCCTTTTCGCGTCGGGCAGCGAGCTCCTCCGCACATACATTCTGAACGCGTCAGGTTTTGCAGCAACGCTCCCCGACAAGTACAAGATACCACAGAGAGGGTACGTCTGGTACATGTTCTCGCAGGCCGTCAGGGAGATCGAGGTGCGTCCAAAGGAGATACTGATCAGATACGAGCTCCAGGACAGCTACATGCTCCCGTTCAGGCAGTTCTACCTCTAGTGCAGCCTTCCTTTCAGTTTTCCGGCAAGTGCCAGCCGACCCAGCCTGAGCTCCGCTTCTCTAAGAAGGGGCGAAGGCTCCTGAGATTCCAGCGGTGTTCCAGGCAGAGGCATGAACCTGTGGGCTCTGACCCTGCCCCCCATTCTCACTATCTTCTCCGCCAGTTCGACCGTGAGCATCTGGTCCTCCTCGCTCTCCCCGGGAAGGCAGAGTATCAGGTCGACATTCGGCACCATCTCATGATCGATGCAGAGCTCACACGCCATCTCGATATCATGTACACCATGACCTCTGTTGATCGCTCTCAGAACCCTGTCGCTTCCTGACTGCCCTCCTATGCTGAGCGTTCGGTTCGTGCAGTAGGTAGTTATGATCTCGAGCGCTCTCTCCGAGACGAAATCAGGCCGCACCTCTGACGGGAACGTGCCGAAGTATATCGGCCTCTTCAGCTCTGATAGAGTTTTGAGAAGCATCTCGACCCGTTCCAGTCTCGGTCTTAGACCATCTGAGCCGTAGGCGAGCGCATTCGGAGACGTGAACCTCAGATCCATGTGCATCCTCGCATGGCTGAGAATCGATGGTATGGAGCGGTGGCGCATGATGCTCCCGCAGAGCCTGGGCGTCTGGCAGTATGCGCATCCCCATGGACAGCCCCTGGTTATCTCTATTGGCGCGAGAAGGGGATGCGAGAAAGAGGGGTATCGATCCAGATCCACGAAACCCCTGCGCTCTGTCACGACGAGCTCTCCGTCCTTCATGTATGCTATCCCCCGCACAGACCCCGGATCGCGGCCTGAGCGGATAGCATCGATGAGTTCCGGGAGCGTCTCCTCTCCCTCCCCGATCACGACGTAATCAAAGTGCCTGAGGACCTCCTCAGGCCTTGCAGATGGATGAGGCCCGCCTGCGATGAATATGGATTTTATACCTGAACTGCGTGCTGCATCGACCTCTCTGTAAACCTCTTCAGCCTGCGGAGTCGCAATGCTGTAGAGCATTATTCCCGGCTTTGGCGCGTGTGCAAGCCTGGCACCGCTCACGAGCGGAAGCAGAGCTGCTATCGTGTACCTGTTCTTTCTGTTCCACCTGAACCATATATCCAACCCGGACATGGCCCCGTCACCCCATGAACAGAGGTACGTGCCCGAACCCTGTTTCATGCCCTGGGCACGCCCTCCCGCCTCCATGCCCCTCACTCCATGAACAGAGGAACGTGCCTGAACTCCCTCACATCCACAAGCCCTCTGTCTGTGATCCTGAGCTCGGGTATGACCGGCAGTGCGAGGAACGAGAGTATCATGAACGGATCCTCAAGCTCAGATCCAAGGGAGTGGGCTGCTGATATCACATTCTCCGCGTCCTCGACCACATCCTCCACGCATCGATCAGATAACAGACCCGCGATCGGTAAAGGTAAAGAAGCGAGCACTCCACCATCGACGGCAACCCATCCACCACCCATGGATATCAGGGATTCCACAGCTCTGAGCAAGTTCTCATCGTCCACTCCCACGGCCGTGATGTTGTGGGAGTCGTGTGAGATTGAGCTCGCGATCGCCCCTTTCTTCAATCCAAACCCGCTCACGAGGCCAAGTCCAACATTGCCTGTGGCCCTGTGTCTCTCAACCACAGCGATCTTGAGGATGTCATTCCTGGTATCTGAGAGAACCTCTCCATTCCTCACAGCTGGGCGCGCTGCAATCATCTCTGTCAGAATCTGGTTCGGAACAACGCTTATCACCCTCGCGATTCTGCCAGCAGCAGGGATCCTGAAGGACTCACGCGTGATGGGCATCCGAACATTCATGGTGCTCTGCAGCGGCAGCCTCTTCGACTCAGAAATCACTGTGAGCCTTCCGTCCCTGGCCACCTCCCTGCCCTCGAAGATCACGCGCTTCACATCAAAATCATGGTCCATAACAACGATGTCAGCCCTGTATCCAGGAGCCACGGCCCCTGTCCTGCGAAGCCCGAAGTGGCGCGCAGGGTTGATCGTGGCCATCTGAATCGCTGCGACCGGATCGACGCCGGCATCTGTGATTCTTCTTATCATCTGATCGATGTGCCTCTGCATGAGATCTCTCGGATCAAGATCGTCAGTGCAGAGCATGATGTTTGGAGTGTTGTAATCCCTGATGATCTTCACAAGATCATCAAGATTCCTCGCAGCGCTGCCCTCCCTGATCATTATGCATATGCCTGAGCGGAGCTGTTCAGTCGCCTCTTCTGCTCCTGTACACTCATGATTGTTCTCTATGAGCGCGGCAGCATACGCCTGGAGATCCCTGCCCCTCAGCCCTGGCGCATGGCCACATACTGTTTTGTTCCTCGAGGCAGCGGCCTCCAGCTTTGCGAGCACCGACTCATCTCCGTGTACAACTCCTGGATAGTTCATCATCTCCCCCAGACCCACGACCCTGGGATCCTCAAGGAGGCTGGCGATCTCGCTCATGCCCAGAGCAGCGCCTGATGTCTCCAGTGGGGTTGCAGGCACGCAGGATGGCGCTGTTACAAGAAACCTCATCGGGATGCCCTCTGCGCTTCTGAGCAGATACGATATCCCCTCCACGCCCATCACGTTCGCGATCTCATGCGGATCTGCTATCACCGCGAGCGTACCGCGCGGGACGACGGCCCTCGCATACTCTGATGGCATCACCATGGAGCTCTCCAGGTGTACATGAGCATCTATGAAACCCGGCGCTATGAGCATATCCTCAACAGAGATCACTCTCGTGACGCTCGAGCAGTCGAAACCTGCCACGTGTCCGCCGTAAATCGAGATGTCAGCCCTGTATATCTCCCCTGAGAAGACATTTACCAGCTCGCCACCCTCCAGGAGGAGATCCGCCTCAAGCTCGCCTCTCGCTGCGGCTATCAGATCCCTGGTCCTCAAAGAATCACCCACATAAAATCATGCAGCCTGCAATATAGCTCTGCCCTGCAGAAGCTCGATCATAACCCTCAGAAACTGATGAATTTTAGGAGGCACATCCAGGTTGTCGAAAAGGATCATGCTGTCTGCGAAAAGTCGGTCGCTCTTATGTATTCAGCAACATGGAGACCATGGAGGCCGGTTGCTGAATGCGCTCATTCCAGCGCAAGGCCTTCGACTACATCGAAGGGTTTCGACAGTTTAGACTTCGTCGAAACTCTTCGACGCAGTCGAAGATAAGTCGAAACGAGCGCATGGCATGACTGCTCTCTGCGGACAGGTTATCAGATGGACAAGAGCGAAGTCGGTTTCACCATATCTCTCCTTCAACCTCGAACCTTAAAAATCGCCAGGGTGTGCTCACTGCGTGAGCCCGACCCGCCATCTGAGAAGCCTGTCCTCGATTATGCCCCTGAACGCCTTGTCGATGAAGAGGCCGAGCATGCCCAGAACGATCATGTACAGCAGGACGTGGTCCATCTTGTGCAGATAGTAGTAAGACCATATCCTGTATCCGAGACCGCTCGTGCTGACGCCGAACATCTCTGCCGCAACGAGACACATCCAGGCTATTCCCATCGCGATTCTTATTCCCGCGGCTATGGATGGGAGCGCGTATGGAAGCGCCACATACCGTATCAGATCCCTGTCCCTTGTCGCTCCCAGGACCATCGCCGATTCCACATAAACCCTGGGCAGGTTCCTGAACCCGACGTATGTGTTTATCAGTATCGGGAAGACGGCGCCGACGAATACTATGAATCCCGCCGACTCATGTGTGAGCCCGAACCAGACGATGGCGAATGGTATCCAGGCCAGGGGTGGTATCGGCCTGACCACCTCCACTATGGGATCGACGATCCTGTCCACGGACCTGGACCAGCCCATCCCCATGCCAAGAGGCATTGCTATGATCATGCCTGCGAGTATCCCCAGGGAAAAGTGAAGCAGGCTCACAGGCAGATCCTGAAAGAATATGTCACCCCAGCTGGAGCCGAAGGCGCTCACCACGTCGATAAAGCTTGGAAGCACAAGCGAGTCGTTCACGAGCATGGCAGAGATCTGCCATACAGCCAGCAATCCGATGAGGGGAAGGGGCTGAGCCCACTCCCTTCTGAGTTTACCGGATTCTCTGCTTATCTCACTCACCCCTCACCTTATCGTAGAAGCTCACATCGAAGAGCTCCTCTTCGGATGGCATTCTGCTTATGTACTTCAGCTCGTAGTTGACCCTGGCGTACTCCATGGTTGACGGAATCTGCAGATGAGGATCGCTTATCCATCTCCCATCCCAGTTCTTCATCGAATACTCCACAACACTGAGATCCTGCTTCGTACGGTTGGCATAGATCCTCGCTGCCTCATCAGGATGAGCATACACATACTCTGTTGCTTTGATGTGCGTCTTCACGATCTGATCAACAAGCTCCGGATGCTCCCTGATGAGCTTGCCGCTGACGACCAGGCTGCAGCATGCATGGTTCGGCCACATCTCTCCAGAGTAGACAACGACCCGTCCCCTGTTGGCCATCTCTATCACCGATGGCGATGGCTCGGGCAGCAGCGAGCCGTCGACCTGGCCGGCAAACATCGCTGTCACAGCATCACCCGGGCCCATTGGAAGAATCTTAACCTCCGATGTATCGACGCCGTTCTCCTTCAGCCACTTTTTGAGAACAGTATCCTGGATCGAGCCTGGCGGGAATGTCGCTATGCTCATGCCCCTCAGCGACTCGGGGCCTTTGTATTCCTTATCAGGAGCGAGCACAAGAGCAGAGCCGTTGGTGTTGACTCCGGCGACTATCTTCGCATCAAGACCTCCCGCGATCGCAGATATCGGCGGTGCAGTCCCAACATAGGCGACATCCAGGCTGCCGGCCAGCATCGCCTGCATCTCCGGCGGTCCTGAGGGGAACTCGTACTCCTCGACTGCCGTCACTCCAAAAGGCCTGAGATCCTCAAGCCACCAGCCCTTCTCCATCGCGACCATCTCAGCTATCTGATGGGTGCTCGGCTGGTAGCCGATTCTGAGTGTTATGTTCTCGGATGGTGTTTTTGTTATGCAGCCAAGCGAAGCCACAACCACCAGTCCGACGATCAGGAAGACAAGCATGTGCCTCAATATCCTCACCGGTTTCTCAGGTGATCGCTCGCTATAAAGTGTTTTCCATAAATTGGAAAAAGATTTCCTTAAATGGAGAAAACATTGTCACATTTATACAAAAATGACGCGCAGGTCGGCGGAGCGTCTCCATACACATCAACAACTGTGTAAAAACGCATCTGTCAGGAAGTGGTGGGGATATCGGGGCGGCTCAGATCAGAGAGAGAGGATCATGCTCACGATATGATCCACAGTGGAATCGTTCACATCACGGACGTCACATATCTTGTTTGGTGCATCTATCCCGCCGATGGCTATCTTCGGGTAATGGCTGCTCTTGAACCCCTCGAGTATGACAAAATCGATACCCCGGTTTTGCATCTCCGCGAGGGCAGACTCAAGGCTCCCCTCAGGGGTCACCACGATCTGGCCCAGGCCGATGCCGATGACGACATCTGCGCCGGCCATGAGGTGCCTGTGCGTGTCGCCCTGGTCGACATGATGCCCTGGCATGTGCTTCACCGTCCCCACGCGGCCGTACCTCTTGAGGGCTTTTACCAGAGCCTCGATCAGTGTGGTCTTCCCAGACTTGTGATGACCCACAACAGCCACTACCTTCAATCCATCACCTGATATCTGCACATTTTGCTCTCATATCTGAGAGGCACCTTCGAAGTCTAGAGCAGAAGCTCCCCGATGAACCGCATGTAGCTCACGAGGTCCTCGACACTTACGTTCTCATCGATGCCATGTGCATTGCTCTCGAGCTGCCTCCCGACACCGTAGACTGCTGCAGGGATCTTTGTGACCTCTGTCGCATACGCCTGGTCCAGGCTCCCCTGTGCTCCAGATAGATGTGGCTCGGATCCGGTGGCCCTCCTCACCGCCTCCTTGACCTCAAGAACCCAGGGGTGCTCCGGATCCATCCTCATGGGGGGGTACCCGGGCCACATCTTCAAGCTGACATCCGGGCCGAAGCGTTTGACAACCCCCTCAAGCTCATTCATGGCATCCTCCATCCTCTCCTCCGGAATCACCCGCCTGTCACCACGTAAGACGCATCTGTCAGGCACGATGTTCTCCTTTATTCCACCATGTATCACGTTTATGTTCAGGATCGGCATCATGTGATCTATATTCTTATCCCTCAGCACGGAGCTTGCGGGAAGCGATGATCTCTTCTTTTCTACCTCCCGCTTGTGCATGAGTATCGCATCGATCACAGGAAGCGACTTCTCTATCGCGTTATCTCCGAGAAAGCTGGATCCGCTGTGCACCGCTCTTCCCTTCACTGTGACCTCCCAGGTGATTATGCCGTTCGATCCGATAACCACATCATCGGAGAATCCGTCCATGCAGAGCATCTTATCTCCCCGGACCATTCCGGAATCCGCAAGATAACACAGCCCTGAGTAGCCCCCAACCTCCTCATCGGTCGTCAGAAGGAGGCGGAGGTTGTACTTCGGCTTCCTGTCAACCAGAATGCCTCTGAGGGCAGCGATAAGCGCTGCTACAGCCCCCTTTGAGTCCGAGACTCCCCTGCCGTATGCTCTGCCGTTCATGATTGTGAGCGAGAAAGGATCTGTGGACCATCCGTCACCGGGAGGCACGACATCGAGGTGCGTGTATATCACCAGCCACTCGGGCCTGCCGAGATCCATATCTGCGATCAGATTGACCCTGTCTCCTGAGAGCCGGGGATCGGAGCACCTGGACTCGAAGACCTCTGCAGGCATCACAAGCTTTTTCGTTGCAAACCCCATCTCATTGAGCAGCGGAACAAGGTAATCCACTATCTCATGGTAGAAGCTCCCGGGTGGTGCAATTGTCCTGAAGGCTATGAGATCTCTGAGGAGATCCAGCATGTATCCAGAGTCGAACATCTTGTCATCTCCGCTCATGTGTTCCACTATGCCAACGCGGTTTAAAGTTTTAACCCGGGAGTGCTGTGTTGAATAATTGAGAGCTAAAAGGTCGATTGCTCTCGATTTTTACTATAATTGTAATTTGTATGAATTGGGTCTCTGCTATCGGATTCTCAAACCGCTCTTATCCATTTGATAACTTGCCCGAATGAGCAGGGGTCATGCTATGCGTTCGTTTCGACGAATGAATGCTTTCATCGACCACATTGCATGCTCTGCAAGTTGCTACGCACATAAGAGCGTCTCAAACATTATTCAACACAGCCCCGGGAGGACGGTTAAGTTGAGGTCGAGTGCTCGATTCGCTGAACGTCTCTCAGGAATCGCCGATCAACGACACAATACATCATAAATCCTGCGGTGCCGCATGCTGTTGATCTCAATAATACGAGTACACGACATAAGTTGAGCATAAATGCCAACCGGTTCACACCGAAACTCATTTTTGTATCAGTTTGGAGCTGCATGACCCCATTCAGTGGTGTCCGCATTACCGAAAGCAATACATCCTCGCAAATTCAATGGGCGCTTCAGCAGGTATCAGCATGATTGTCTGCCAGGAAGATAGCGATACAGAACGCATACAGAGCTGCGCTCTTGTCGTCTCAGTGATCGGATCGTTCCTCACGGCCTTCACGTCATCAGCTGTGAACATCGCGCTGCCGGCCATAGGCAGCGAGTTCTCCATGGACGCGGTGATGCTCAGCTGGGTCTCAACAGCGTTTCTTCTGGCGGCTGCCGTCTTCCTGGTGCCGTTCGGGCGCCTGGCCGATATATACGGGAGGAGGAGGATTTTCGGCTGCGGGATCGCGCTCTTCACCCTGGCATCGATACTCGCGCCGGCTTCACGATCCGCCAGCATGATCGTTGCTGCAAGGTTCGTGCAGGGAATTGGAGCTGCGATGATCTTCGGCACTGCGGTCGCTATTCTGA
The sequence above is drawn from the Methanothrix sp. genome and encodes:
- a CDS encoding glycosyltransferase family 4 protein, with the protein product MRIAYVYDAVYPWIKGGAERRVYELSQRLARRGHEVHCYGARWWGSEREIKLGDVWHHGVCPPYPLYNKNKRSVKQALLFSLGLLRYLEGGYDVIDCQEFPYLSCFSARVRSGGASFFITWHEIWGDYWIEYLGSLGYLGMAVERAAAMLTGSNIAVSEMTGRELMNFGVRSTVVPNGIDFMQIQSIRPADSEHDLVFAGRLISHKNLHMLLEAISLLSDVKLLIVGEGPEAPRLHALARSLGLNDRVRFSGFLKYEDTISLIKSSRAFVLPSTREGFGMAALEAMACGVPVVTVRHRMNAACDLLTPETGVIAEPSPGSLADAIRAALDLSKAASSRCREIARRYDWDVICGEIERVYAERA
- a CDS encoding tributyrin esterase, with product MITIRTSGEKCICDFTFDFYWQHRGSRFDPDAEIDGWSYRSLVDALRRGESVKIIGDAGSRLCSSMGVDLMRLGGSGAAVDVGDVIVDGDVGPRMGISMIRGAIYVSGRVEEPLGNLIEVESDLSGYRMFVSITELLERGYSPLPPNELSDGVLRISDGITRETIGARNESSGRIELFGNAGMSAGILMRSGVLEIHGSSGRNTGVLLSGGTLVVHGDTEDFTATEMRSGEIFVKGNAGGFACAGMRGGYVFARECRPVPPARPSTPSPDDIRRISKIFGISSIHAMIYRKIITR
- a CDS encoding TIGR04013 family B12-binding domain/radical SAM domain-containing protein, giving the protein MSGLDIWFRWNRKNRYTIAALLPLVSGARLAHAPKPGIMLYSIATPQAEEVYREVDAARSSGIKSIFIAGGPHPSARPEEVLRHFDYVVIGEGEETLPELIDAIRSGRDPGSVRGIAYMKDGELVVTERRGFVDLDRYPSFSHPLLAPIEITRGCPWGCAYCQTPRLCGSIMRHRSIPSILSHARMHMDLRFTSPNALAYGSDGLRPRLERVEMLLKTLSELKRPIYFGTFPSEVRPDFVSERALEIITTYCTNRTLSIGGQSGSDRVLRAINRGHGVHDIEMACELCIDHEMVPNVDLILCLPGESEEDQMLTVELAEKIVRMGGRVRAHRFMPLPGTPLESQEPSPLLREAELRLGRLALAGKLKGRLH
- the ade gene encoding adenine deaminase, translating into MRTRDLIAAARGELEADLLLEGGELVNVFSGEIYRADISIYGGHVAGFDCSSVTRVISVEDMLIAPGFIDAHVHLESSMVMPSEYARAVVPRGTLAVIADPHEIANVMGVEGISYLLRSAEGIPMRFLVTAPSCVPATPLETSGAALGMSEIASLLEDPRVVGLGEMMNYPGVVHGDESVLAKLEAAASRNKTVCGHAPGLRGRDLQAYAAALIENNHECTGAEEATEQLRSGICIMIREGSAARNLDDLVKIIRDYNTPNIMLCTDDLDPRDLMQRHIDQMIRRITDAGVDPVAAIQMATINPARHFGLRRTGAVAPGYRADIVVMDHDFDVKRVIFEGREVARDGRLTVISESKRLPLQSTMNVRMPITRESFRIPAAGRIARVISVVPNQILTEMIAARPAVRNGEVLSDTRNDILKIAVVERHRATGNVGLGLVSGFGLKKGAIASSISHDSHNITAVGVDDENLLRAVESLISMGGGWVAVDGGVLASLPLPIAGLLSDRCVEDVVEDAENVISAAHSLGSELEDPFMILSFLALPVIPELRITDRGLVDVREFRHVPLFME
- a CDS encoding ABC transporter permease — encoded protein: MSEISRESGKLRREWAQPLPLIGLLAVWQISAMLVNDSLVLPSFIDVVSAFGSSWGDIFFQDLPVSLLHFSLGILAGMIIAMPLGMGMGWSRSVDRIVDPIVEVVRPIPPLAWIPFAIVWFGLTHESAGFIVFVGAVFPILINTYVGFRNLPRVYVESAMVLGATRDRDLIRYVALPYALPSIAAGIRIAMGIAWMCLVAAEMFGVSTSGLGYRIWSYYYLHKMDHVLLYMIVLGMLGLFIDKAFRGIIEDRLLRWRVGLTQ
- a CDS encoding ABC transporter substrate-binding protein, translating into MRILRHMLVFLIVGLVVVASLGCITKTPSENITLRIGYQPSTHQIAEMVAMEKGWWLEDLRPFGVTAVEEYEFPSGPPEMQAMLAGSLDVAYVGTAPPISAIAGGLDAKIVAGVNTNGSALVLAPDKEYKGPESLRGMSIATFPPGSIQDTVLKKWLKENGVDTSEVKILPMGPGDAVTAMFAGQVDGSLLPEPSPSVIEMANRGRVVVYSGEMWPNHACCSLVVSGKLIREHPELVDQIVKTHIKATEYVYAHPDEAARIYANRTKQDLSVVEYSMKNWDGRWISDPHLQIPSTMEYARVNYELKYISRMPSEEELFDVSFYDKVRGE
- the mobB gene encoding molybdopterin-guanine dinucleotide biosynthesis protein B — protein: MAVVGHHKSGKTTLIEALVKALKRYGRVGTVKHMPGHHVDQGDTHRHLMAGADVVIGIGLGQIVVTPEGSLESALAEMQNRGIDFVILEGFKSSHYPKIAIGGIDAPNKICDVRDVNDSTVDHIVSMILSL
- a CDS encoding ArgE/DapE family deacylase, which produces MFDSGYMLDLLRDLIAFRTIAPPGSFYHEIVDYLVPLLNEMGFATKKLVMPAEVFESRCSDPRLSGDRVNLIADMDLGRPEWLVIYTHLDVVPPGDGWSTDPFSLTIMNGRAYGRGVSDSKGAVAALIAALRGILVDRKPKYNLRLLLTTDEEVGGYSGLCYLADSGMVRGDKMLCMDGFSDDVVIGSNGIITWEVTVKGRAVHSGSSFLGDNAIEKSLPVIDAILMHKREVEKKRSSLPASSVLRDKNIDHMMPILNINVIHGGIKENIVPDRCVLRGDRRVIPEERMEDAMNELEGVVKRFGPDVSLKMWPGYPPMRMDPEHPWVLEVKEAVRRATGSEPHLSGAQGSLDQAYATEVTKIPAAVYGVGRQLESNAHGIDENVSVEDLVSYMRFIGELLL